In Brassica napus cultivar Da-Ae chromosome C2, Da-Ae, whole genome shotgun sequence, the sequence TTCCTCTGCCATGGACCAGGTGAATGAAGGTTTGTCTACTACGCCGTCTCCAACTGATGCGTTCTCGGTTCCTCTCTCTTCGTCGTCTCCGCCTGTCCCTCCTCTATGTACGGCTTCGGATTGTTGTGACAGTTCGCCATCATCTCTGATGCGTTCCTCGTCTCTGCCCATACTTCCATCAACGACTTGGGAAAGTTTTGAAGGTTTGGAGATCTCTGAAACTAAGCCTCCTCCGGGAACTGACGTGAAAGAAACAATGGAGAAAGCCTCTCTCGCTATCACCAGTACTCTTTTGTCTGACACCACCACTCTTCTACCGTTGACCTCATCTGCTCCAGTAATGTCATCTTACGAAACCTCTCTGCCCGTGGCTCCTACGTTGACCTCAGAAGCCGTTATAGTTCAATTACGTGACACTACTTCACCGTCTCTGGCTTCAGTTATCTCCATCAATGCAATAACCTCTATTACTGTGAGCGATGCTCCGACGTCTTAGCCAGCTCCGTCCGAGACCCTTGGGTCACTCTCTCACGATGACAGCGGGGTCCAAGCTTCGGAAAAATTTGTCCCTTCTTTGGGATCATGGGCTAAACCTCTTTATTTCAAACCTCTGGCAACTCCTCCTGAACCAAGTACTCCTCGAGACTATGATCCTGCAATAGTCGGGAATCAGTTAGCCGCTCTCTGGCCGACGTTAAATGACGAGATCTTAAATAAGCAACCAAAGGGTAAATACCCATCTCGTACACTCCAACCTCCAATTGAAAAACTTCCACCTCCGGAACTCAAATCTGATGGGAGTCTCCGCTTCCCGTGGGCTGCGAGATTGAGCCCTCAATCTCGAAATCTTTACCGAGCAGCCACGCCAACATATCGACTTAATGGTACACCTGAGGTATCCATTCCTTCGAAAGTGCTTAGGTTAGGCCCGGAGAATAAGGACGAGTATATTATTGGCAAGTTTCATAAGTGTTCTCTACCCCCAGGTGGTTTGATACATGCTGTGGTAAATAGAATTTGGGGAAGAAGTTGTAAGATCAGTTGTAAGAAGCTTGGTGATTCATCTTTCATGTTTCATATCCCGCACCAACCTACTCGTCATTGGGTGATTCAGCGAGGTGTATGGCATATTGATGATTGCTTACTTTTCGTACTGCCATGGACTCCAGAAGGTTCTTTTAATATCCCTGAAATCTCTACGCTTCCGGTTTGGGCCAACTTGAAGAATGTTCCGGATTGTTGCTACTCAAGATTAGGAATAAGTCATGTTGCTTCAGGACTTGGAGAACCTATTCTTACGCATAAACCCCGGTTTGATCCTACTAGTATGGGCGAAGCAAAGGTTTTAGTTGAGATGGAGCTGGATAGAGACTTTCCAAAACTTATTGCCCTGGATGATAAACAAGGTAACATCTTTCTTGTTAATGTTGAGTATACATGGATTCCATCTATGTGTGAGAGGTGTGGTAATCTAGGGCACAAAGCGAAGAGATGTCTCCTCCCTTCTACAACTGCTCAGGTCGCTGCCCCTTCTATAGACACATGTTCTGAGGTCCCGGTAGTGGATATTGATATCCTTCAGCAAAAGGATAATGTTGACTCATCTTCAGCAGCTATCCATCAAAAAGAAATACATCCCAATGCAAAGCTCTCTCTTCCAACTCCAGATTGTAGTGAGCCTCAGAAGCATATTACAGAGATTGAAGGTCTCGTATATGAACTTGAAATCACTCCGGCTTTGCAACCTACTTTAGAGCAGGAGAACTCCACTGCTTCGCCAAACTCTGTCACCACTTTGCCCATATTAGTAGATTCACAATCTACTCCCACTGCAACACCTATTATGGAGTCTCCTCCATCAATCATTACCAACACTAAGGTTTGTAAAACTTTAGTTGTTGATCCCTTAACCACATCATCTAACCCTTGCGCATTTGAGAATCCTTCTCGGTTCGAAGTGTTAGGTGATGTGGATGAAGTTGTGACAGAGCCATCCAGCTCGCTCAGCTTGACAAGAGGTGGGAGAGAGACAAAACTTCCTATTAAATACCAAGATATGGAATGGAAGACTATTCGAGAGAGAGGAAAACGTGGTCGCCGTGGCCGTGGTTCTTATCACTAGATATTGTCTTTCATTGCTTTATTGGTTATTCTAGTCTTTACCTTTGTCGTTTCATAGGTTGAGATTCAATGATTCATGAAGCTTGTTTCATGCAAACTTTATCCAACTATAAGATTCATAGTCTTATTTTGTAatagtttatgttttttaatttgaaagcctttattcaaaaaaaaaatagataaatagttggtgtatttttatgaaattttctcTTATAAAATTAAGAGTAATTATTACTTTACTAATTTTGGAAAAgacaaaaattaatcaaaaataagtttatttaattatttcaatagCATTAAAATGTAAATGTTGTGCAAATTTAAGGGGTAATCTTAATTTGTACTTCGCTTTTAATAGATCAGATAAGTATACATTTTAGTTTTTCTAGTGGGGAAGCAAAGCAAACGTCGTAAGCAAGAAGTAgtaattattttatcttaaaaaagCGAAAACCAAGATTATGGTTTTGGGGGAGTCTTCTTCTCGAACCGAGATTTTCATGTGCACGTGCGTTTGGTCACTACTTCGTGTTTAACAAAAACTTTCTTCGTTACACAAATATGTGCACTGAACAAAACTGATCCATTCTTTTCGAAATAGACGATATTTTCATATATCAATATACTTTTTCATCTTATCAAAAATTATGTaaccaataatattttgtaatctgttttatgattggttgaataacttttaattttatattttaaagatatttttaaaataaaagacaaattttttaatagttgtgcacaatcttaaaactttatgtattttgaaacatatTGAGTATTtgttaaagaaacaaaaaaacaagatcacaaatatatagtttccttttctaatatttatttaagacTTATTCTTGGATTCACCTCCTAGGATGAACTTTTAGGTTCACTAACTAAtaagatttaattattttaaatttgatatttttttaaaaaagaaacaaaatattgtcaaattatattatatttttaaaataaaaaagtaagaaaataaataaaaaaatagtagtagttacaaaacaaaaaaaatttaaacaatatttttaacgtcgtcaacaaaacactaaaccctaaatcctaaatcctaaaccctaaactcttggataaaccttaaacccttggataaatcataaactctaaatcaaaaacactacaTTAAAACACTCaaaggtttagtgtttaggattagggtttagggtttagtgttttagtgtttagtgtttttgatttagagtttccAATTTATCCAATGGTTCTTGATTTACTCAAGAGTTTAGGGtgtaggattagggtttagtgtttagtgttttgtttacgacgttaaaaatatattttttaatttttttttgtaactactattatgttataaatcatggagtggattgccattaaccaggcccGGTCCAAGACCGgtccaatacctagaagatggagggacggccgaagcctagagagaggagagagagagccaacttcaggagagagaaagacggccacaaagcttagagaaaatgaaactttttccttttcttagtagatgtaatctttccattattatgttttaatagtttttctaTTTCCTGTTGGATTAGGATATGTACACTTTCCTTTTATCTTCATcctgtaatccttatataaaggaacccccttgatcattaataagaacacagaaatattcagtctctaaactctctaattataacacgttatcagcacgatagactccaaaaccctgagacaaaacctaacctaaaatccgtcacacataaaccctaatccaggCGCAACTtaagatcgatctatctctcaaacccGGAGGAAtcagacgacgagccacatatcaaattgaagcccttgacgagacgaatccatcAGCGCAAACCGTTCGTCGATCCGATCCCAGACGCACCCTTACTCGCAGAAACAGTACACGGCGCCGCCTTGGTCTTTTGGAATCCTAAccccgaagaaccctaaattgttcttgcttgcgtTCCAGCTCATCAGCATCCGATCAGCTCCAGCCCCAAGGTGTTCATGATCCTAGACGACCTCAGATTCCAGTTTGTATCACGGTTAGCTTGAGTTCCTAATCAACCAACTCGAGACCCGATAGGTAgaagacagctcgcgtccgcgTCGCAGCTCGCGTCCGAGGTTCATCCATTCATCTTGgaggtccggtttctacaaCTTGCAAAACAAAGATAATCCTAaattctgagaacatgaatcAAACCTGAttgtttgtaaagattgaaaccctaaaaactaATCTCTAAGATGAAAGCCTTAAGGCaaatagatcaaaccctaaaagagTAAATCGGAGTTCGAATAAGTCCGGTCCCCTAAACCATAATTCGAGATttatccattgatcaattaaaatcaaagtcttaatgattttgaatctcaaatcaaactcccttgatcaaagatcaaaatttttgaaatcccctgaaaccctaatttggaaaaacgattttaaaattgtttgatttgaaatttgattgtttatttgATCACCTAGAGATATTGATAGGATTGTTTAAACTCGAATCTGTATTGCTTGAcatgtttaaactaaaaatccTAATTAAATTTGATAAAGATCTTGATTATATCATctcatggccgtgtggccttattgCTTTCATAATCAAATTTGATCATAcctgattgattgcaattgaaCCTAGATATTACTCTAAGGATGACATTGAATTGAACTAAATAGCCGTGTGGCTCCTACTTGGCCGTAAGACATATACCTTGGCCGTGAGGCATTGTTTGAaagtttaaatgtttaaaactctaaatctcgttttaaatcttaaaaggccttgaaaccttaatctTAAAACCGAATCCTACTAGTGTTTAAATCAGAAACCCTAGGATTGATTAATGATTTCTTGCATACATATGGATCTGAATATGGATTGCATTCATACTGTTTAAATAAGAATCGACCAGCATGTAGTTTATACAATCTTGAAACCGGTTGCATTAGATATAACTGCATGGCCGAGTGGCTTGATGAATTGATCGCACCATGGTCGTttctagattgattgtttttcATAAATGCGTAAGACATGTTTGTTGCCGAGCTTGTTAATATATCTTGCGGCCgcatgatcacattgtgaaacTCAATTTTAAATG encodes:
- the LOC125582462 gene encoding mucin-7-like; amino-acid sequence: MDQVNEGLSTTPSPTDAFSVPLSSSSPPVPPLCTASDCCDSSPSSLMRSSSLPILPSTTWESFEGLEISETKPPPGTDVKETMEKASLAITSTLLSDTTTLLPLTSSAPVMSSYETSLPVAPTLTSEAVIVQLRDTTSPSLASVISINAITSITVSDAPTS
- the LOC125581458 gene encoding uncharacterized protein LOC125581458 → MFHIPHQPTRHWVIQRGVWHIDDCLLFVLPWTPEGSFNIPEISTLPVWANLKNVPDCCYSRLGISHVASGLGEPILTHKPRFDPTSMGEAKVLVEMELDRDFPKLIALDDKQGNIFLVNVEYTWIPSMCERCGNLGHKAKRCLLPSTTAQVAAPSIDTCSEVPVVDIDILQQKDNVDSSSAAIHQKEIHPNAKLSLPTPDCSEPQKHITEIEGLVYELEITPALQPTLEQENSTASPNSVTTLPILVDSQSTPTATPIMESPPSIITNTKVCKTLVVDPLTTSSNPCAFENPSRFEVLGDVDEVVTEPSSSLSLTRGGRETKLPIKYQDMEWKTIRERGKRGRRGRGSYH